One Helianthus annuus cultivar XRQ/B chromosome 7, HanXRQr2.0-SUNRISE, whole genome shotgun sequence genomic region harbors:
- the LOC110897679 gene encoding 60S ribosomal protein L10, with product MGRRPARCYRQIKNKPYPKSRYCRGVPDPKIRIYDVGMKKKGVDEFPFCVHLVSWEKENVSSEALEAARIACNKYMTKFAGKDAFHLRVRVHPFHVLRINKMLSCAGADRLQTGMRGAFGKPQGVCARVSIGQVLLSVRCKDTNSPHAQEALRRAKFKFPGRQKIIVSRKWGFTKFSRTDYLQWKSENRIVSDGVNAKLLGCHGPLANRQPGRAFLDAVA from the exons ATGGGCAGAA GACCTGCAAGGTGTTATCGTCAGATCAAGAACAAGCCCTATCCAAAATCTCGCTACTGCCGTGGTGTTCCTGATCCTAAAATTAGGATCTATGATGTCGGCATGAAGAAGAAGGGAGTTGATGAGTTTCCCTTCTGTGTTCATTTGGTTAGTTGGGAGAAAGAAAATGTCTCAAGTGAAGCACTTGAAGCAGCCCGTATTGCTTGCAACAAGTACATGACTAAATTCGCTGGAAAAGATGCTTTCCACTTGAGGGTTAGGGTTCATCCCTTCCATGTGCTACGTATTAACAAGATGTTGTCATGTGCCGGAGCTGATAGGCTCCAGACTGGTATGAGGGGGGCGTTTGGCAAACCTCAAGGTGTTTGTGCTCGTGTAAGCATTGGTCAAGTTTTGCTTTCAGTTCGTTGCAAAGATACCAACAGCCCACATGCTCAAGAGGCTCTGCGTCGTGCTAAATTTAAGTTTCCAGGCCGTCAAAAGATTATCGTCTCCAGGAAGTG GGGATTCACCAAGTTCAGCCGTACTGATTATTTGCAGTGGAAATCTGAAAATCGTATTGTCTCTGATGGTGTTAACGCCAAG CTTCTTGGATGCCATGGACCCCTTGCCAACCGTCAGCCTGGAAGAGCGTTTCTCGATGCAGTTGCTTAA
- the LOC110900689 gene encoding zinc finger MYM-type protein 1-like: MAVVLRYVDKLGFVKERFIGLVHVKETTALSLKHAIDELFARYNLSLGRVRGQGYDDASNMSGGFNGLKTLILKENSSAYFVHCFAHQLQLVVVALANKHFEICKFFEEVSDLTNVVGASCKRIDLLRESQRERLQEPGNQEMSIARAGDTRWSSHEKTLLRLLTLYPCVLDVLEYIETSAWDKIHKAQAYGLQLYVKSYKFVFYLHLMKHILGVTNLLCVALQRKNQDIINAVELVRSTKEELQRYRLEGFDSLLKDVTCFCDKYDIEMINMEDEYVDPKYRRKKTNITNRHHFEVNNFNTVLDMQIQELGNRFNELAEMYPRDFTFDEKDDLTDELGHYIRNVKKDSRFNNLNGISDLAKKMMETRKHIDYQLVYRLMKLSLVLPVATASVERSFSSMKHVKTELRNRMGDGYMNDACICYVEREFLQQVSIENVMQRFQKMKPRREQL; this comes from the exons atggctGTGGTTTTGAGGTATGTTGATAAATTAGGATTTGTGAAGGAGCGTTTCATCGGTCTTGTTCATGTTAAGGAAACAACCGCTTTATCTCTTAAACATGCAATTGATGAATTGTTTGCTCGCTACAATTTGAGTTTGGGTAGGGTTAGAGGCCAAGGATACGACGACGCAAGCAACATGTCCGGTGGATTTAATGGTTTgaaaactttgattttgaaagaaaattcttCGGCATATTTTGTTCATTGCTTTGCTCACCAACTTCAACTTGTTGTTGTGGCCCTTGCAAATAAACATTttgaaatttgcaagttttttgAAGAAGTATCAGATTTGACCAATGTTGTTGGTGCATCTTGCAAACGAATAGATTTACTAAGAGAAAGTCAAAGAGAGAGGTTGCAAGAGCCGGGGAATCAAGAAATGTCAATTGCAAGAGCCGGAGATACACGTTGGAGTTCTCACGAAAAAACACTTCTTCGTTTGCTTACTTTATATCCTTGTGTTCTTGACGTGCTTGAATATATAGAAACTTCGGCATGGGATAAAATTCACAAAGCACAAGCATATGGACTTCAGTTATACGTGAAAAGTTATAAGTTTGTATTTTATTTACATTTGATGAAGCATATTTTGGGAGTTACTAACTTATTGTGTGTCGCTCTTCAAAGAAAGAATCAAGATATTATAAATGCGGTTGAACTAGTTAGATCAACGAAAGAAGAATTACAAAGGTATCGACTTGAAGGCTTTGACTCACTTTTGAAAGATGTCACATGCTTTTGTGACAAGTATGATATTGAGATGATTAACATGGAAGACGAGTATGTTGACCCGAAATATAGAAGAAAAAAGACCAACATCACCAATCGTCATCATTTTGAAGTTAATAATTTCAACACGGTTCTCGATATGCAAATTCAAGAGCTTGGAAACCGTTTTAACGAG TTGGCCGAGATGTATCCGCGTGATTTTACTTTTGATGAAAAAGACGATCTTACTGATGAACTCGGCCACTACATTCGTAATGTGAAAAAAGATAGTCGGTTTAACAACTTGaatgggataagtgatcttgccaaaaAGATGATGGAAACTAGAAAACACATTGATTATCAATTGGTTTATCGATTAATGAAGTTGTCACTAGTTTTACCGGTTGCAACGGCAAGCGTTGAAAGAAGTTTTTCTTCAATGAAGCATGTAAAGACGGAATTACGTAATAGGATGGGTGATGGATACATGAACGATGCTTGCATTTGCTACGTTGAAAGAGAGTTTTTACAACAAGTTTCTATCGAGAATGTAATGCAACGTTTTCAAAAGATGAAACCTCGTAGGGAACAACTTTAG